A segment of the Corylus avellana chromosome ca2, CavTom2PMs-1.0 genome:
atcaaaccccaaaaaaaaaaaagaaaaaaagaaaaaaaaaaagaattaaatatatatCATCTAATTCTGCTAGGGTTTTAATTAGGGTTTTAATTAGGATTCACAtcatattaatagaaaatttgtattatatgatataatataaTGGTGATTATAGGTTGAATATATTGTGCTTAGTTTTGCAATTCTGGCATATTAGCGTCTAAAAGTGGATCTAAGTTTGATTCCATCCATTTGAATCTGCCCATTCTATTTCTCGCCATTCATGTGTTCATATGGCTatagaattaaagaaaaagtcaatttaaaattctttaaGGCAAAGTAAAATAGCAAGATCAACtgcttttaaaataataatagcaaGATCAAGTAGTAATTTACTCGATAGTTACTTATTAATTTGGCTTCTCTTTAGAGAGAGAAGCACTGCCTTCTCTTTAGAATCCTTGTTGTTTTTGTCATCTTCCACCGCCTCTAGCGGTTTCTCTAAAAGAGGAGGGATGGACCACCGGCCAGCCCAGCCCCCACTCGCCAGCCACACACCAGTGTGTGGCTACAACGCCCCTTCTCCCTGTCGGTTGTCGCTTCCCTTACTGGTGTTGACAAGTTCTAAgctttgtgttattttttagtgtatttatgcactgatatatttttttttttttgcggaGGCTTTTGCTCACGGTTGTTGGTTATTGTTTGCTCCCCACGAGGTTCGAGAACAGTTGAGGGGCCTCTCAAGATCCGTCCTTCCCTTGTGTCATTGCTATTCCGTCTTTGGTTTTGTGAGGATGCTTCTCTTCAGCTGCTATCATTACCCTCCCCAATGCTTGGTCTCTTGCTGTGGAGCTTTTCAACGTTTGTTGCAGCTACTGCTTAGATGGTTCCTCTCGAGGAATTTTGCCTTTGGAAACCACCATCTTTAGTGATATTAGTTTTCTTGATGGGTcgggtcatttatttgaccaattttcaatggttctTATTTGTATTGCACTATTTCTTAAATGAGCTAATACAACTCGATAACTCGCTCGATATCCGTTCGGTTAAGCTCGACCCAAACTCGGGCTAGACATTGTACAAGCTCGCTCGTTACTGTTATAACCCGCTCGATTAGTTAGTGATACATACCCGACTCACTCGATCAAACTCGATGGGAACTCATGAGGTCGACTCGTTTAAGACTCGAACCGGCTCGTTAGCATGACTCGTTagtttgttcatatatatatatatatatatatatatatatattagtaattaaataatatatgttatatgaattatttaatattcatgtgtatgtattagttgacatactaactagttagttcataaattaacatattatctagttaatatatattaagtaaatataattaagtacaTGTTACTCAATACTTCtatgtatattacttattttattatacatgtgtgctatatattagtattaatatacTAACTAGTAACTAGTTAATTATTAAACTATTTGTGATTGTAATTTAGATTTTATATCATACGAATTATCATTTGAATTTAGTCACATTAATTATCATATGGTCTAATATTTTGCCATATGAACATATAATTACTAGTTAAGTAACTTAGTAAGGATAGTTAAAGATTTATGGTGTAAGTTTCATaatatttaagtattaatgtattatcattataatttatagcattaaaCGCATTGCAAGATTATGTTACTGCTTGTAATTGACGCATTATAAGATTATTCTTGCAGTTATTTCTTCTAGAGTTCCCACTTGACTTTCACGTTGAACATCTCCAaagtaatttgaattaattaaattaaagggaTATTCAGGAATTAATCTtgaatagaataataaaatagtaataataagtaCTAGTGtcataaataattatttgtaataGTAAATTGTAGTTAAATTAAATAAGgggttaaatattaattagggttaagtacttaataccccctggggtttgaaaactttatttttacccccctggggtttcatttttatcacaggaccatcttagggttttgataaaggaccaagttagtccatccgttagttgaccgttaggactaacacgtgaaccaatcagatgttgacacgtggcacatatttaatttttttttttttttttttaaaaaaaggaaaaaattggaggtggctcttggccatttgggagccaccccctttggccatgggtgtggcctggccacccccatttggccgagccacccccaatttttttccttttcttttttttttaaatgcattttttttttaatttttttttaaaaaaattaactatgtgccacgtgtcaacatctgattggtccacgtgttaatcctaatggtcaactaacggattgactaacttggtcctttatcaaaaccccaggagggtcctgtgataaaaatgaaaccccaatggcgtaaaaataaaattttcaaacccCAGGGGAGGTATTAAGTACTTAACCCTATTAATTAACAAATGATGGAAATCAAATAAGGTGGGGGCAGTAGTGTAGTTTAAAAAAGTGAGAggtttgaattaaaaagaaaatctacatACTACCACTTGTGTGGCTTTGATTGGATATATGGGGATATCTTATCCCCTTAGCCTtagcaaaagacaaaaaaaacaaaaaaacaaaagggaccACGCCCTTGCTTTTGGTAAAACACTTAgcatcagagagagagagagcgagagagagagggaaagcgCAAGAAACACTGTGTGCGGCTAAGATGGTGGTGATTAAGGTGAGAAGTTGGCGAGCCGAGTCGAGTGCTCGATAAGACACTCGGCTCGCCTAGAagacgagctcgagctcgatctCACACAAGATTTTCCTCTTGGTGAGTCGAGCCGAGTCCACCATTTATGGCTCGTcacgagctcgagccgagcttgagcttGTGAACAGTACATACGAGCTGATCTTGAACACCTCCAACTTCCCCGAACTCGACTCGTTTACGGCCCTGGTCATACCAACGTAATTCAaggtaaaagcttcaaattcccCTAGTTTCTGCAATGTTCTTTGTGagcatagatttttttttttaatttttttggtgttgAACATGACTCTTCCTTTTGGgtattcttttgttttgctttaaagattggatttttatgtgggttttctgtttttggtttgtGGGTGTTCTTGTTTTCATTGGGTTTGCTAATTCAGAGGGAAAGATTTAGATTGTGGTTGTTTGCATTTAATATATGAGAAGTAATTGGATGAAGGAAATATGTGCATGTGAGGTACTTCAAGTTAAGATACTCCGTTCGCTCACTTATTGTTGGAATTTAGTTAGAAGTAGAAAGTTCAATAAGAACAATAGCACaagtttctctttgatttttcctaTGTTTAGGttacaaaactattttttttttttttttttgtataaaaatgtatttcataatagcttcttttatctttcttcgtacaattaaaatattatttttttacaaaatataaaatcttTACCTACcttcacttttttcacaaaatctcaacacaatctttaattaaaaacaaaaaatgaaagggaaaagagaaaagagaaatatttataCTAAAATAATGTGTAGGGAACCACTTTTGATTCTCTACGCATTGAGAAACACTGTAGCAACCCTTAGTTAAATACAAGAAATCTGATGTGAatatgtttttgtggtttttctaaatttttttttaagcaatgtGAAGTGAATAACATATAAGGTATTTGCTGTTAGTACTCTTGTCGAGTTTTGACATTTTTAGACAAGCTTGTTTTAATTGACCTTTAAACGATCTGAGTTCGAGCCGTTTCGACATTCTCAATCAAGCTCGTTTTAATTGACGTTTAAATGATCCAAGTTCGAGCCGTTTAAGTCGTAGTCTtatggaggtggaggtggaggtggagaaTATAGTTGTAGGCTTATGACAATGGAAGAAGAAGGgtgaagaaaatagaaaagttgATAGAAGAGTTGAAAAGGGaactttaaaaaagtaaaagagacttaaaaaaaaaaaaggtaaaagagACGTGATCAAAAGGCTGTTTTCTTTGAATGACATTGAAATGCACGAGAAACgaaatccaaaataaaatatgattaaaaggctgtgtttttttttttttttttctttacaaaaaatTTTTGATAGTTAAGATGCTCAACAAGAATAATTAGAACAGgctaaataaacaaaatttggacACGTAATAAATGACTGCAACATGCAACTTTCTGACTAgaccaatatatatttttgaatattttatctCTTGTCTCACACCCGTGTCACTTCGTTCTCCCTTCTCCTGATTAATTACTGAACATGACTTCTTCTACACCTAATAATAACAAATAGTGTGTACTttcttacaattttattttattttatttttttcaactgcaattttttttattcttattttttcaatgaCCAAATGAACAGCATGACATCATAATTCGTAAATCAAATCAGTACAAATGTTGCTTTGCAATAAAGCTTGTGACCATCGTCGAATCTCTTCTTAACTATATTTCAtattaactaatattttaatttacatttttttttaaaaaaaaaatagttaacttaatatatatactaagttagtatatatatatacattaaatagcctataatttatttatcaaagtAACCTATACTTAATTATACTTAGTAACTTAGCTAATATGGTAGTTTATTAATTAACTAACTagtatgttaatactaatatataacacacacatatataataatatatatatttttttagtttacatatataataatataagtaATATACATAGAAATATTGAGTAACCTATAGTATATTAActaatacatacacatataaatattaaataatctatataacatatattacttattactaatatacatacatattaaatttatataactaatttttttgtaatacacacacacacacaaaagaaataTGAACAAGCTAATGAGTTGGACTAACGAGTCGTGCTAGCAATCCAGTTGAGCTTTAAACGAGTTGAGCTCACGAACCCCCATCAAGTTCAATCGAATGAGCGGAATATGTATCATTTGCTAATCGAGTGGATTTTTACAGTAACGAGTGAGTTTGTACAATATCGAGCTCGACTTTGGGTCGACCTTAACCAAGCAGATTGTCGAGTGTATTGGCTCGTTTACCACCCTAAGTATGTCTTTGTATTAGTTATTGCACTATTGGAAGATGAGACTTGGAGTTTGTACTTTCTAACTATAATGGACCCATATTATGCTGGTGGGAGAATATGTCTTAGAGACGAAATGAGATTTTTGATTAATTGTGTTTGGATTATTTATAGATCTCTAATTGatgttttataagtaatttggTAGTATAAGTAGTTGGTTATTGGATAAAATATAACTGTAAGAAAATGTTTCAATTCGATTTAATATCAGTGCTTAGTATAAATTgtatttgctttttttattaCTCTTTATCTTTGGACAACAGCATTTGTCTTTActaatttgcttagttttcttGATTtcatgttcttttttctcctagTTATGTGTTTCTCATGTATAGTTCATGTGTTCTTGCATtgcgttttctttttttaatgatatttctatTACTTCTAAAAGAAACACAATACAAGTTCTAAGTAGGTGTCATGTCTTGCTTTGGGCTTGGGGCGTGACAATTAACCTAAATTCATTTCTAATTGTGACAATATTAGAGAGGAAACCATGACAGAAACCGTTGTGACCCTTGTCATCAATGAGCTGGTTCAGTTGATTGCTCATGAATCAAAATTGCTAAGGGGTGTCCACCGAGATGTTGCGGACATGAGAGATGAACTTGAGAGCATCCAGTGTTTCCTCAAAGATGCAAATAGAGAGGACCTCCAAGATGGCGTCAAAACATGGGTGAAACAAGTGAGAGAAGTAGCCTATGATATAGAAGATGTAATTGATGAATACGTTCTTCACGTGGCACAACATCGCCATCAGCAAAGTTTTATTGCTTTCCTCCATAAAATTGGccacttattcaaaaaattaaaaccacgtCATGACATAGCTACAAAGATTCAAGCTATCAAAATATCAATCCGTGACATCAAGGAAAGAAGTGAAAGATATGGTTTTAGTTCCTTAGAGCAAGGATCAAGTAGTAGTGAATCTAGTGTTACATACCATGACCCTAGAGTGGGTGCACTTTtcattggggaagatgaagTTGTGGGCATTGAGTCTACAAGGGATGAGCTCGTAAGCTGGTTGGTGGGGGGAGTATCTAAACGATCTGTTATTTCAATTGTAGGCATGGgcggaattggtaagacaactcttGCTAAGAAAGTATATGAGAATGAATTAGTGAAAGGACATTTTGACTGCCATGTTTGGATCACAGTGTCTCAGTCATACAACATCCAGAAGATACTCAGCTCCATGACAAAGATAGTCTACTGTGAAGATGAAACGGCTCCAGGGCAAATAGACATGACGGACGAGATCACATTAATCAGCCAGCTGAGGAAATATTTACAGCAAAAGAGGTATGTTGTGGTTTTTGATGATGTTTGGAAGTTAGAGTTTTGGGAAATTGTGAAACACGCTTTACCATACAATGACAGAGGAAGCAGGATTATTATCACAACACGCAGTGATCTCATTGGTGTATCTTGTAAAGAATCTTTTTTCGATCAGGTCCAAAAGCTACAACCTCTGTCTCAAGACAATGCTTGGGAATTGTTTTGTAGAAAGGCATTCCAGTCCGAGTTTCAAAGGTGTTGTCCCAAAGAGTTGGTGAAACTGTCGATGGACATTGTCAAAAAATGTGAAGGCCTGCCACTTGCAATTGTTGCCATAGGTGGTCTTTTGTCAACAAAGGAAAAAGTGTCATTAGAATGGAAAAAGTTGCATGATAGCCTTAGTTCTGAGCTAGAATGTAATCCACACCTTACAAGTGTAACAAAAATTCTCTTTCTTAGTTATCATGATCTTCCGTGCTACCTAAAGTTTTGCTACTTGTACTTTGGCATTTTTCCAGAGGACTACTCAATCACAAGTGATAGATTACTTTGGCTATGGGAAGCTGGGGGCttcataaaaggaaagaagggaAAACCATTGCTAGAGGTAGCTGAAGAATACTTAACGGAGCTTATCCAAAGAAACTTGGTTCAAGTTTCATTTGGGGAGTTTGATTATGATATAATTACAAAGTTTAGAATCCATGATTTGCTGCATGAAACCATCATATTGAAGGCTGGAGAGTTGAATTTCTCTCAAGTTCTGGAAGCAGGCGATACTACCTTCCAAGGTAAAAGCCGGAGCCTATCAATCCACGATGCTAGAGAAAATGTCTTTGAGGCAATTGAGTACTCTCGTGTCcgttctatttttctcttcaacatgCATGAAATGCCTAGGTCTTTCATGgttaaattgttcaaaaagttCAAGCTTTTAAAAGTGTTAGATTTTGAAAATGCTCCTATTGATTATCTTGCTCAAGAAGTGGGTACTTTATTCCATTTGAAGTACTTAAATTTGAGGAGAACAAAAGTGAAGATACTTCCAAATTCAGTGGGTATGCTACAAAACCTTCAGACACTAAATCTTATGCAAACCCTAGTGCATGAGCTACCAATTGAGATATTTAGGCTTTATAAGTTACGACATGTTATGGCTTTTTCTCATGACTTTGGAATTAAAAGTAGCCTTCATTCGGTGCAAGGAGTCAAAGTACATGAAGGGGTTGGATGTTTAAACGAATTGCAGCACCTATCAATGATTGAGGCAAATCATCATGGGGTTGGTTTATTTGAAGAGCTCGAAAAGTTGAGTCAGTTGAGGATGTTGGGCATTTTAAATATGACTACAGAACGAGGGAGGGCCCTATGTACCTCCATACAAAAGATGGTCCACCTTAAATTTTTGGTTGTAGGCTCAATTAGTGAAGATGAGCTTATAGACTTAGAATCAATTTCTTTGCCCCCTCCATCTCTAATGCATATCTATCTAAGAGGGCGATTGAAGAAGTTGCCGAATTGGATTCTAGAGCTTCAAAATCTGGTCACGCTAGtcttatttttctcatcatTAGAGGAATATCCACTGTCGTGTGTCCAAGCTTTGCCAAATCTAATTACCCTTTCCCTCAATCAAGCGTATGATGGGGAGCAACTGCATTTTGAGGGAGGTTTTAGAAAACTCAAGAAGCTCACCCTCAGAGAgatgaaaaaattaaagatggtGGAAATAGACAAAGGATCACTGTCCAGTCTTGAGCGACTAGAGATTGGGCCATGCCCGCAAATGAAGGAGGTACCCTCTGGAATCCAACACCTTGAAAGCCTAAAGCTTATCGACTTCTATGAAATGCAAAAAGAATTTGTGCTACGTATGCAGCCTGATGGAGGCGAAGATTATTGGAAAGTCAAGAAGGTAACTACTATCCATCTCAAGTATCGGATTAAAGGAGAACAATATCAAACATACAAGCTTGGTGACTCGGACTTATTGGAGCGTTTGCAAGGGTCAATCTAGGGGGATCAAACTGCCATGTAGAATTTCAATGATGAACAAGGTATGCACTTCTAATTAGCCACAAGATTTccatgaatttttctttttatatatatttttttatatgtaatgATAAAATTCTTCACATTATGTGGCTGACTAAGggctatttgggattgcgtttgaggggcctaaaagtgattttaacGCTCAAAATatcagtttgaagaaaaaagtactcatttggtaaaaaaattaaaagcactttcaaggATCCAACAAGcctaaaaaatgtcaaaaatgcacttttgtcaaaatcttaaaattgaaacttttgccaaaagatttttttttttacttaaaagctctattttttaaacgtaaTCTTAAACAAGCTCTAAGAAAGTCATACATTGGCCGCGCGATGAGTTCCCACCTAAGCTACTGTTTGAATGCTACCAACTCCTTTTGCTCACTAAAttgtgtttgttgttttttgtatttctatttatttgatattttaatttgtcaTCACTAAAAAGAGTTTGATTCTAATCTATGTTACAACAAGGATCTAGCAGTGGTAATTAGACTTGGGCCAACACAAATGACCTTTtataattaaaagattaattctTTAGGGGGGTTTGTTCTCATATGTAACAGTTTTGAGGGCTTTGAAACCAATGTGTTATAATGGATAGTTTATTTAGTATAAAAAGCTGTTACTTGTATGCCACAATAGGACATTGGAGTATTTTCATAAAAGAGTAATACTTATGATATATTTCCCTACAAATTGAAATATTCATGACCTTCGAACTCGCACCATCCattatccaattaattataatagaacAAAATTGCCTTAAAATAACATTGCATTAATTATAGTATAACTACAGAGACGAAAATAAAACAATGCtgaaatgctttaaaaaaaagggttttgtaTTTGGCTAAACTAGCATCTTGAATGGACAATGTTTAATCAGAAGGAGGAGCTTGAAATGCATTCTCATGTATAATAGTTTTTCCTTGTGTCTTTTGCAGTTGTTCTTCTTGGTGCTTTGATTCGACATCAAATCTTTCAGTTCGTGGCTTGGCTTCGACAACAGATCAATGGTGTTGTAGAAAATCCATTTCGCTAATTTCACAAACCCAGAAACAATTGCAATTCACTTTTTATAATTCTATGTTGTTTCATGCTATACCTGTTGAAGTACTTTACAAGTAAACACTTCATATGTAAATTAGTTCATTTTaagcattttgaaatttttgcttGAATCCCTTACAAGATTTTCCTTCTCTATCCGGGACTGTAAAAATTTTGAATGCTAATAAGAAGCACCAATATTCACAATCCACAAGTCAAAGAACAATCATGGCATCCACTGGAATAgtcaccaaaacccaaaattaagaTAACAACAATTGATCaaaatctgaaagaaaaaaaaaaaaaaaaaatcaaccaaatgaattaaaataagaaCTGGGTGCTTGAAATGAGAATTTGATGGCACCTAGATACTGAATTCAATAAAGCCTTTGATAATCTTCTTAATGATTCAgaccatgatttttattcagtCTTGCTTATTTACTTGTTCTTGGAAAATAAATGGGTTATGTGGGTTGGATTGAGCTAGTGACCTAGCAAAGCGGTTGGAATAAGTGGCCATTGAGTGACaaagcaataataataaaaaaaagagtattacAAGACACTACTGTTCAGTGACATGAGGGACTACTTTCTTAATGGATGGCTTTTGTTTGGATATTAATATGTGCTATTCCCATCACTAAAGCTATAGTTGTTCCTAGCTATTTGTCATTTTGAAGAATAACTATTCAACATAGATTGTTATCCTGTGAATAAAAAAGTAACCAAATGAATGGAATAACTATTCTCCAGTATTACTATTCTATTCTGAGTTCTAATCCGCATACCAACCGTACTCTTAATGAGTAGAAAGAAGTCTCATCTCAACCTATACAGCTAGCTCAAACAATGGGGGATACGTCTCGTGCAAAAGAAAGAGTGGTAGAATTTCATGTACGATGGAATATATATTCCTTAAATGAGAATGGTAAAAGTGATTAGTATCACATTAGTGATAATAAGTTTAAAATTGTCTCAACATGTTAATGTGGACAAAGCAACAGTGACACAACTCTCCAAATCTTCAACAAAATAAAGCATGTTGAAAATTTGCTATTTTACAGTTGAGCCAATTAAGTTAAATGCTACCATCTTTGTCATCAAAATTGCTGAGATTTGAAAATGAATTGATTAGAAAATTAGAATTGAGGAATTAAGATATTGACATGCATAATTGGATTAGAAAACTTAGGGTTTGAGGATGATTTTgtttaggggtgtcaaggcggttacggttagcggttttNNNNNNNNNNNNNNNNNNNNNNNNNNNNNNNNNNNNNNNNNNNNNNNNNNNNNNNNNNNNNNNNNNNNNNNNNNNNNNNNNNNNNNNNNNNNNNNNNNNNGGTGGCGGTGGCGGCGGTGTAGAGGAGGAGCAAGAGAGTGAAGAAGAATGGTTGTGGTGccattttttttgaaaggcGTGCAGGGAGTGGAGTTGTGGAGTGAGCTTTCCAGCTCAGGAGAGTGTGAGGGGAGTTGAATGTGTAAATTTATGGGTGTGTTGGACACTCTCTATTTCGAACTGATAAGCGAGAGAGCTCTTTTAGAATGTCACAGGATTAGATTTAAGGGTGTGTGTATGACAGTTGGGAGTGTACTTTTCTACCCTTGGATTTTGATATATTTACTCTCatgcaggtttttttttttaatgagtaaaaGAAATGCAACATATATAAGTAcataacaattaaaaataaataaaaattatagaaacCAAAATGAAAGACGGACAAAATAATACTTTTCATGCATCAATTCATTGTACAATTAAAGATGCAAAAATTGTTGCCAGCACTATTGGTTGTAGCGACACATGGTGAAAATTTGCAAGTGATATGAACGGTACTTAAGATGTTTTAAGTTGCCGAATGAGTTGTTAAggttaaaaaatatatctaaagtAGATATTGAGTTTCCCCACCTTGAATTGTGAGATAAATGATAACAAACATGATATCTTGAGATCTAGGATCTAAAGTCTCGGAAGAAAACTAGAGGAGCATAGGAGTAAAAAGCAATCAAATCTACTTGTTGAAGCAAAGGAAGGTGGTGGCGTGTGTATCCCACGCACCGTAATGAAGGACATCGGTGGAAAAAGAGGTAGTCGGAGATAATGGAGTAGGGGGCATGTGGCTTGTTTGGATGGAGAGGTTGCTATGAATCtaagattataatttttttttttttttaaaaaaaaaaattcctattttgaaaaagataaaaagagaaagGTAAAAAAGGGAGGAAGGTCGAAAAAAAGTTTATTAATTAAGGTGGTGTGGAGGAAGAAAGCTCACATTTAAGAACGTGAAGGTTTTTGCAAGagagtttattattattattattatttatattatttatacgCACCCTAAGGactgcataaattgaaaaacgtcataaactcttttattttatttttcttttgtccactttatttttctttttggcgaGAAGGACACTAGAAGTCTAGAATCTATGGATGATTAAAGTCTGATGAATCTTGAGAAGGTCAAAAACGTAAATAAGAAGTAAGCCAAGGGTAGTAATGCAAATAAAAGTCCAGACCACGTCAAACGACATGGGCATTTTCCgtttaataattttgtattatttagttaaaaCAAATATCCATAACGGCTAACGAAATAGTAATGACGTCATTGGTAATGTAATGATTTTACAAAAAAGCCAAACAAATCAGATGTGCGTTGTCGCCagctcttccttcttcttctttacttcCCCTCCTTCCTTTATTCTTTGATGTCTGACTgcgttttgttttctttttgagtcGGCGAGTCATGACTTTTAAACTTGCATAACCTTATGGAAAGAGACGTGAATGGTATTATTCTTTGGCTCTTTTTATAAGAGAATGTACTAATTTACAATTGAATCTATTGTCAATTTATGCATCTCTTATATTGAGATGAACAATAAATGCGTAAGAAGATGAAAatatccatttattttttttttttttttaatatgttgaaCGATTCGAACTAGTGAGCTTCGCATTATAAGGCATGGTTTCAGCTAATTAAGCTATTATTTGAGAACTGTTTCTCTTTCGAGAGAAGAGAATcatgaaaacaaccaaaattgCTAGATTTACAGTAAATAGTaggagagagtttttttttttttttttgatcaaatTGGGATTTATGAAGTTCTTTCGCCCAACCTATAAAATTGTTCATAAAAATTCATATACtctcttcaaagttcaaactacTACTAGATTGACCATGTcgcaataaaatttgaattgcGACAATATCTTccaaaggcccaaaaaaaaaataaaaataaaaataaaaaataaaaaattgtaagacaaaaatatccctataaattaaaaaaaaaaaaaaaaaaaacactaaaaactaaatctttttttattttattttatttttattttttaagaaaaagaagggaTAGTCGTGAATCACCCCTAGGAGTGAAAGAGTCACCTCCAACCGGTATTTGTGGGTGGCTTAGCCAATCCCGATTCAGATTGGGTGGCCGAGCCACAATGCTTTGGGGTGGATCGACAACTCCTATTAGATTTAGATTAAATAGTAGGagggagtttttaaattttttttttaaattttttaatttttgttttattttatttttatcaaattgggATTGAAGAAGAACATATTTCGATCTCCAAAATATAGTAACAATACACAAGTTACAAGAATACGGCCCTGACTTTGTTCACACGGTGCTTACATATAGATACAAAATTAGGTAAAATCCACTTAACCTCCTTAAACTACtaccccaatgacaatttattccccaaactatcaattatgacaatttacccttcaaactaccaaaatgatgacaatgtacccccccccaatgctagcaaaatgatgaaattacccctatagaattttcaataagacaaaaatacccttaaaattttgaaaaa
Coding sequences within it:
- the LOC132168529 gene encoding disease resistance protein RPM1-like, with the protein product MTETVVTLVINELVQLIAHESKLLRGVHRDVADMRDELESIQCFLKDANREDLQDGVKTWVKQVREVAYDIEDVIDEYVLHVAQHRHQQSFIAFLHKIGHLFKKLKPRHDIATKIQAIKISIRDIKERSERYGFSSLEQGSSSSESSVTYHDPRVGALFIGEDEVVGIESTRDELVSWLVGGVSKRSVISIVGMGGIGKTTLAKKVYENELVKGHFDCHVWITVSQSYNIQKILSSMTKIVYCEDETAPGQIDMTDEITLISQLRKYLQQKRYVVVFDDVWKLEFWEIVKHALPYNDRGSRIIITTRSDLIGVSCKESFFDQVQKLQPLSQDNAWELFCRKAFQSEFQRCCPKELVKLSMDIVKKCEGLPLAIVAIGGLLSTKEKVSLEWKKLHDSLSSELECNPHLTSVTKILFLSYHDLPCYLKFCYLYFGIFPEDYSITSDRLLWLWEAGGFIKGKKGKPLLEVAEEYLTELIQRNLVQVSFGEFDYDIITKFRIHDLLHETIILKAGELNFSQVLEAGDTTFQGKSRSLSIHDARENVFEAIEYSRVRSIFLFNMHEMPRSFMVKLFKKFKLLKVLDFENAPIDYLAQEVGTLFHLKYLNLRRTKVKILPNSVGMLQNLQTLNLMQTLVHELPIEIFRLYKLRHVMAFSHDFGIKSSLHSVQGVKVHEGVGCLNELQHLSMIEANHHGVGLFEELEKLSQLRMLGILNMTTERGRALCTSIQKMVHLKFLVVGSISEDELIDLESISLPPPSLMHIYLRGRLKKLPNWILELQNLVTLVLFFSSLEEYPLSCVQALPNLITLSLNQAYDGEQLHFEGGFRKLKKLTLREMKKLKMVEIDKGSLSSLERLEIGPCPQMKEVPSGIQHLESLKLIDFYEMQKEFVLRMQPDGGEDYWKVKKVTTIHLKYRIKGEQYQTYKLGDSDLLERLQGSI